In a genomic window of Sus scrofa isolate TJ Tabasco breed Duroc chromosome 4, Sscrofa11.1, whole genome shotgun sequence:
- the C4H1orf68 gene encoding skin-specific protein 32, protein MCDQQKQTQFPSSCVKGSGLGAGQSIKGTSVKCPPPCPTQTYVKCQVPCQTQTYVKCPTPCQTFTTYVKCPPPCQTTYVKCPPPCQTTYVKCPPPCQTTYVKCPTPCQTYVKCPPPCQTTYVKCPAPCQTQTCYVQSPSPCQTYYVQAPASGSAASCSVPNPCSAPCSTSYCCLAPRTFGVSPLRRWVQRPQDCNSGSSGCCDNSGGCGSDCCGCGCGCCGSGCCCLGIIPMRSRGPACCDNEDDCCC, encoded by the exons ATGTGTGACCAGCAGAAGCAGACCCAGTTCCCTTCATCTTGCGTGAAAGGTTCAGGATTGGGGGCTGGGCAGAGCATCAAAGGTACATCTGTAAAATGCCCACCTCCGTGCCCAACTCAAACCTACGTGAAATGCCAAGTTCCATGCCAGACTCAGACCTACGTGAAATGCCCAACCCCCTGCCAGACCTTT ACGACCTACGTGAAGTGCCCCCCTCCATGCCAGACGACCTACGTGAAGTGCCCACCTCCATGCCAGACGACCTACGTGAAGTGCCCACCTCCATGCCAGACGACCTACGTGAAATGCCCAACTCCCTGCCAGACGTATGTGAAGTGCCCACCTCCGTGCCAGACGACCTACGTGAAATGCCCAGCCCCCTGCCAGACCCAGACATGCTATGTCCAGTCCCCGTCTCCTTGCCAGACCTACTATGTTCAGGCTCCTGCCAGTGGCTCAGCTGCCTCGTGCAGTGTCCCTAACCCATGCTCTGCTCCCTGTTCCACCAGCTACTGCTGCCTGGCTCCCCGGACCTTCGGGGTGAGTCCCCTGAGACGCTGGGTGCAACGGCCCCAGGACTGCAACTCAGGATCATCTGGCTGCTGTGACAATTCCGGGGGCTGCGGTTCTGactgctgcggctgcggctgcgggTGCTGCGGCTCTGGGTGCTGCTGTTTGGGAATTATCCCCATGAGGTCCCGAGGTCCCGCATGCTGTGATAACGAGGACGACTGCTGTTGTTAA